Proteins encoded in a region of the Salinicoccus sp. RF5 genome:
- a CDS encoding xanthine phosphoribosyltransferase — translation MKLLKEKILEEGVALSDTVLKVDHFLNHQIDPVLMVEIGKAFKERFASEKITKILTLESSGIAPSVMAGLEFGVPVVFARKRKSLTLSEGLLTSNVYSYTKQETNTIAVADKFLSDEDSVLIIDDFLANGEAANALVDIVQQAGSDIAGIGIVIEKSFQPGGGKMRNAGHRVESLASISSLEDGKIEFLSEVQV, via the coding sequence ATGAAGTTGCTCAAAGAAAAGATTCTGGAGGAAGGTGTGGCGCTTTCCGATACGGTGCTCAAGGTCGACCACTTCCTGAACCATCAGATCGATCCGGTACTGATGGTCGAAATCGGCAAGGCATTCAAAGAAAGGTTTGCATCGGAAAAGATAACGAAGATACTGACGCTGGAGTCCTCAGGCATCGCTCCATCCGTCATGGCAGGCCTGGAATTCGGCGTACCGGTCGTATTCGCAAGAAAGAGGAAGTCCCTAACCCTGAGCGAGGGACTGCTCACTTCAAACGTCTACTCCTATACGAAACAGGAGACGAATACCATCGCAGTTGCCGACAAGTTCCTATCCGATGAGGATTCCGTGCTCATCATCGATGATTTCCTCGCCAACGGGGAAGCTGCAAATGCACTTGTCGACATCGTGCAGCAGGCAGGATCAGACATTGCCGGCATCGGCATCGTCATTGAGAAGTCCTTCCAGCCGGGTGGCGGAAAAATGCGCAATGCCGGACACCGTGTGGAATCGCTGGCAAGCATCTCCTCCCTCGAGGATGGAAAAATAGAATTCCTGTCCGAGGTGCAGGTGTGA
- a CDS encoding DUF896 domain-containing protein has protein sequence MLEKEKLQRINALAAKKKADSINKEELEELKGLREEYLENFRSSFRKQVENTKVVDPEGNDVTPEKLKRIQQEKNIRE, from the coding sequence ATGCTTGAAAAGGAAAAACTGCAACGTATCAATGCACTGGCCGCCAAAAAGAAGGCGGACAGCATCAATAAGGAAGAACTTGAAGAGTTGAAGGGGCTCAGGGAAGAGTATCTTGAGAATTTCCGATCCTCCTTCAGAAAACAGGTGGAGAACACCAAGGTGGTCGATCCAGAAGGCAATGATGTAACACCTGAAAAACTTAAACGCATTCAACAGGAAAAAAATATCAGAGAATAA
- a CDS encoding nucleobase:cation symporter-2 family protein → MQMSKPKQLSLGFQHVLAMYAGAVVVPLIVGGAIGLTPAQLTYLIAIDIMMCGIATILQVWKNKFTGIGLPVVLGCTFTAVGPMIAIGNTYGIPSIYGAILVTGLFVLLIGKYFSKMIRFFPPVVTGTVVTTIGITLVPVAMHDISGGQGSADYGSGLNLTLGFGTLAVILILFRFGRGFLKSIAILSGIVIVTLVSSFFGMVDLTPVRDASWFHLPRLFFFGMPEFNIIPILTMMLVAVVSLVEATGVYFALGDICEDDLDDTDLKRGYRAEGLAIILGGLFNAFPYTTYSQNVGLVQLSGVKSRQIIYIAGVMLILLGLVPKIGAVTMAIPTPVLGGAMLAMFGMVISYGIKMLSRVDFENQNNLMIVAISIGMGLGVTAVPDLFAIVPGSLAVIAESGIVLGSLTAIVLNLILNTRMDKSRQQVLKEGHAAN, encoded by the coding sequence ATGCAGATGTCCAAACCAAAACAGCTGTCACTCGGTTTTCAGCATGTACTTGCAATGTATGCGGGTGCCGTCGTCGTACCACTCATCGTCGGTGGCGCCATCGGCCTCACACCCGCGCAGCTCACCTACCTGATCGCCATCGACATCATGATGTGCGGCATCGCGACCATCCTCCAGGTCTGGAAAAACAAATTCACCGGCATCGGGCTTCCTGTAGTGCTCGGTTGCACGTTTACAGCCGTCGGCCCGATGATCGCCATCGGCAATACATATGGCATCCCGTCGATCTATGGCGCCATTCTTGTGACCGGATTGTTCGTACTCCTCATCGGCAAGTACTTCAGCAAGATGATCCGCTTCTTCCCGCCTGTCGTTACAGGTACTGTGGTCACCACGATAGGCATCACACTCGTTCCCGTGGCCATGCATGACATTTCCGGCGGACAGGGCAGCGCGGATTATGGTTCCGGCCTCAATCTGACACTCGGATTCGGTACGCTGGCTGTAATCTTGATCCTGTTCAGGTTCGGCAGGGGGTTCCTCAAATCCATCGCCATCCTGAGCGGCATCGTCATAGTCACACTGGTCAGTTCATTCTTCGGCATGGTCGACCTCACACCGGTAAGGGACGCTTCATGGTTCCACCTGCCGCGGCTCTTCTTCTTCGGCATGCCGGAATTCAACATCATTCCGATACTGACGATGATGCTCGTGGCCGTCGTCAGCCTTGTCGAAGCCACCGGCGTCTACTTCGCACTCGGTGATATATGCGAAGATGACCTCGATGACACGGACTTGAAGCGCGGCTACCGTGCCGAAGGCCTCGCCATCATACTGGGCGGCCTGTTCAACGCCTTCCCCTACACGACCTATTCACAGAATGTCGGCCTCGTCCAGCTGTCCGGCGTTAAGAGCAGGCAGATCATCTACATCGCCGGCGTCATGTTGATTCTGCTCGGCCTCGTTCCAAAGATCGGCGCCGTCACGATGGCCATCCCGACGCCCGTCCTTGGGGGCGCCATGCTTGCCATGTTCGGCATGGTCATATCGTATGGCATCAAGATGCTGTCACGTGTCGATTTCGAAAATCAGAACAACCTGATGATCGTCGCCATCTCCATCGGCATGGGGCTCGGTGTCACAGCCGTCCCGGACCTTTTCGCCATCGTACCCGGAAGTCTCGCCGTCATTGCGGAAAGCGGCATCGTCCTCGGCAGCCTGACGGCGATTGTCCTGAACTTGATATTGAACACCAGAATGGACAAGAGTAGACAGCAGGTTCTGAAGGAAGGTCATGCTGCGAACTGA
- the lexA gene encoding transcriptional repressor LexA, with translation MKPLTDRQKQIYQFIKTTVHEKGYPPSVREIGNAVGLQSSSTVHGHLAKLQEKGYIKRDPTKPRAIEVITEENEQYGPVIHVPVLGKVTAGLPITAVENIDEYFPLPEHFTANHNSEIFLLNVVGDSMVEAGIHDGDRVIVRKQNIAHNGDIIVAMTEEDEATVKRFYKENGYYRLQPENSAMEPIILDSVTVLGKVVGLFRSF, from the coding sequence ATGAAGCCGCTAACAGATAGACAGAAGCAGATATATCAGTTTATAAAGACTACCGTACATGAGAAGGGCTATCCGCCAAGTGTCAGGGAAATAGGCAATGCGGTCGGCCTGCAGTCAAGCTCCACCGTCCATGGACACCTCGCCAAACTGCAGGAGAAGGGATATATAAAGCGGGATCCGACGAAGCCGCGGGCCATCGAAGTCATTACGGAGGAAAACGAACAGTATGGTCCCGTCATACATGTTCCTGTACTCGGCAAGGTCACTGCCGGTCTGCCGATCACTGCAGTCGAGAACATCGACGAATACTTCCCGCTGCCGGAACACTTCACGGCAAACCATAACAGTGAAATCTTCCTGCTGAATGTCGTCGGCGACAGCATGGTCGAAGCCGGCATACACGACGGTGACCGTGTCATCGTACGCAAGCAGAATATTGCGCATAACGGTGACATCATCGTTGCGATGACTGAAGAGGATGAAGCGACTGTCAAGCGCTTCTATAAGGAGAACGGCTACTACAGGCTCCAGCCTGAGAACTCCGCCATGGAACCGATCATACTGGACAGCGTGACCGTACTCGGCAAGGTCGTAGGACTCTTCCGGTCCTTCTGA
- the panD gene encoding aspartate 1-decarboxylase, with the protein MIRTMMNGKIHRAVVTEANLNYVGSITIDPVLLEAANILPNELVQIVNNNNGERLETYVIEGERGSGEICLNGAAARKVQVGDVIIIISYVQVDERELDGYEPKVVIVDQDNNIVDPGYIEKRQTEYTHQ; encoded by the coding sequence ATGATCAGGACAATGATGAACGGTAAAATACACCGGGCGGTCGTCACAGAGGCCAACCTCAACTATGTAGGCAGCATTACAATCGATCCGGTACTGCTTGAAGCGGCGAACATCCTGCCGAATGAATTGGTGCAGATCGTCAACAACAATAACGGCGAACGCCTTGAAACATATGTCATCGAAGGGGAGCGCGGCTCTGGTGAAATATGCCTGAACGGTGCCGCCGCAAGAAAGGTGCAGGTTGGTGATGTCATCATCATCATCAGCTATGTCCAGGTCGATGAGCGTGAATTGGATGGTTATGAGCCAAAAGTGGTAATCGTCGATCAGGACAACAATATCGTCGACCCGGGGTATATTGAAAAAAGACAAACCGAATATACACATCAATGA
- a CDS encoding CueP family metal-binding protein, translating into MKRLLLPFILISIILAGCGSEDATGDIKALVDDYSANKEAEAASITGTELLIGEDQSERHSLPQDEFFVSIAPFINYTHPCEFHSLTGCQGELSSTEMDVRITDETGKVHVDETMTTLENGFLDFWLPRDREYNITITHEGLSTEGTFTTFEDDSTCLTDFQLK; encoded by the coding sequence ATGAAGAGACTGCTGCTGCCCTTCATCCTTATAAGCATCATACTCGCTGGTTGCGGTTCAGAGGATGCGACCGGTGACATCAAAGCGCTCGTCGACGACTACAGCGCCAACAAGGAAGCGGAAGCCGCTTCGATCACGGGAACTGAACTCCTCATCGGCGAAGATCAGAGCGAGAGGCATTCGTTGCCGCAAGATGAATTCTTCGTCTCCATCGCCCCCTTCATCAACTATACACACCCTTGCGAGTTCCACAGCCTGACCGGCTGTCAGGGTGAACTCTCCTCAACGGAGATGGATGTCCGCATCACTGATGAAACAGGAAAGGTCCATGTCGACGAAACGATGACGACGCTTGAAAACGGCTTCCTTGATTTCTGGCTGCCGCGGGACAGGGAATACAACATCACCATCACCCATGAAGGCCTTTCAACTGAAGGGACGTTCACCACCTTTGAAGACGACTCCACATGCCTGACCGATTTCCAATTGAAATAG
- a CDS encoding AbgT family transporter, which produces MSEAKEESQNGILGKIERLGNRLPDPFFIFVILAAVVMVLSMIFNLTGATVDHPGTGETLEIRSLISFEGLAYMLSSMLDNFTGFAPLGLVLGIMLGIGVAEKTGLLSTAIRKSILKAPKSVVTYAIIVVGITGNLAADAAFVIIPPLAAMVFYTIGRHPLAGLSAGFAGTGAGFTANLIIAGTDATLAGITTEAAAMLDDAVIVTPVDNYYFMLTSVIFIAVAGGLITDKIIEPRLGTYKDETEEDRQLEEVSDIETKGLRNAVIAGVIFLAVIAGLVFFPGSTLRNEEGGLVPSPLLGNIVPIVLLFFVTIGVVYGRTVGTIEKMDDIPRFMTDAMKDMAGYIVLIFAAAQFIAYFNWSNLGTLLAVNSADFFTSIDMTGLPLILGFSVLTALLNMIIFSGSAQWALMAPVFIPMFMLLDYHPAFIQAAYRIADSSTNIITPLNPYIMLVLAVMKDYDKKAGLGTLISLMLPYSIAFFGIWIVLLAVFFIFGIPFGPGVGVSLEG; this is translated from the coding sequence ATGAGTGAAGCGAAAGAAGAGAGTCAGAATGGTATTCTGGGAAAAATCGAACGGCTGGGAAACAGGCTCCCCGATCCGTTCTTCATCTTTGTGATACTTGCAGCGGTCGTCATGGTTCTTTCCATGATCTTCAATCTCACAGGTGCGACGGTAGATCACCCGGGAACGGGGGAAACGCTTGAAATCAGGAGCCTCATTTCCTTTGAAGGGCTTGCCTACATGCTGTCCTCCATGCTTGATAATTTTACAGGCTTCGCACCTTTGGGCCTTGTGCTCGGTATCATGCTGGGTATCGGTGTAGCGGAAAAGACGGGACTGCTCTCCACTGCCATCAGGAAGTCGATACTCAAGGCGCCGAAATCCGTTGTCACCTATGCCATCATCGTTGTCGGCATTACAGGCAACCTGGCTGCGGATGCAGCATTCGTCATCATTCCCCCGCTTGCGGCAATGGTATTCTATACCATAGGGAGACACCCCCTGGCCGGGCTTTCAGCCGGGTTTGCCGGCACGGGAGCAGGATTCACCGCGAACCTCATCATTGCAGGTACGGACGCGACACTTGCCGGCATTACGACAGAAGCAGCTGCCATGCTTGACGATGCCGTCATAGTAACCCCGGTGGACAACTACTATTTCATGCTGACTTCAGTAATCTTCATTGCCGTTGCAGGTGGGCTGATTACAGATAAGATCATAGAGCCGCGCCTTGGTACATACAAGGATGAGACGGAAGAAGACAGGCAGCTGGAAGAAGTGAGTGATATTGAAACGAAAGGGCTCAGGAATGCAGTGATTGCCGGCGTAATCTTTCTGGCGGTGATTGCCGGACTGGTGTTCTTCCCAGGGTCTACATTACGGAATGAAGAGGGCGGATTGGTGCCTTCACCACTCCTCGGCAATATCGTTCCAATTGTGCTGCTCTTCTTTGTGACGATCGGTGTCGTCTATGGCAGAACTGTAGGTACAATAGAAAAAATGGATGATATCCCGAGGTTCATGACGGATGCGATGAAGGATATGGCTGGATACATCGTACTGATTTTCGCCGCTGCCCAGTTCATCGCATACTTCAACTGGAGCAACCTTGGAACATTGCTTGCTGTAAACAGCGCAGACTTCTTCACAAGCATCGATATGACCGGCCTGCCACTGATACTCGGTTTTTCAGTATTGACGGCACTCCTCAATATGATCATCTTCAGTGGTTCTGCGCAATGGGCACTGATGGCACCGGTGTTCATACCGATGTTCATGCTGCTGGATTATCATCCCGCCTTTATCCAGGCCGCCTACCGTATCGCCGATTCTTCGACAAACATCATTACACCACTGAATCCATATATCATGCTGGTACTTGCCGTCATGAAGGATTACGATAAGAAAGCCGGGCTTGGCACCCTCATTTCCCTGATGCTGCCATACAGCATCGCCTTCTTCGGCATCTGGATCGTACTGCTTGCCGTCTTCTTCATATTCGGCATTCCATTCGGACCGGGGGTGGGCGTCAGTCTGGAAGGATAG
- the panC gene encoding pantoate--beta-alanine ligase, whose protein sequence is MKTADTIKEVRNILDGHRGKSVALVPTMGALHEGHMALVEAAKKKGDIVAVSIFVNPLQFGPDEDLDSYPRNLERDLEICRAHGVDVVFHPSEAEMYPKTPELELHLRTMASILDGVRRPGHFEGVVTVVNKLFNIIRPDFAVFGEKDRQQLMIIRRMVADFNHDIDIVGVPTEREADGLAKSSRNVNLSETERAEAPEINRALEMGRDMIQEGVSDAGEVKERIEAHVEDHTSGMIDDLQIFTHPDLNPVQNIDGDVIIFIAVKFERTRLIDNMMVIKNDQDNDER, encoded by the coding sequence ATGAAGACAGCGGATACAATAAAGGAAGTACGCAATATACTGGATGGGCATCGCGGGAAAAGCGTCGCACTGGTACCGACGATGGGCGCCCTCCACGAAGGGCATATGGCACTGGTGGAGGCAGCCAAAAAAAAGGGGGACATCGTGGCGGTGAGCATATTCGTCAACCCGCTCCAGTTCGGCCCGGATGAGGATCTGGACAGCTACCCGAGGAACCTTGAACGCGATCTTGAAATCTGCAGGGCGCATGGGGTGGATGTCGTTTTCCACCCCTCAGAGGCGGAGATGTATCCGAAGACGCCGGAGCTTGAACTCCACCTCCGCACGATGGCCTCAATCCTCGACGGCGTGAGGCGCCCGGGTCATTTCGAAGGTGTCGTGACAGTCGTGAACAAGCTGTTCAACATCATCCGGCCCGATTTTGCAGTGTTCGGTGAAAAGGACCGCCAGCAGCTGATGATCATCAGGAGAATGGTGGCGGATTTCAACCACGACATCGACATCGTGGGGGTGCCGACCGAAAGGGAAGCGGATGGGCTTGCCAAAAGCAGCAGGAACGTCAACCTGTCCGAGACGGAACGTGCCGAGGCGCCGGAGATCAATCGGGCACTTGAAATGGGTCGTGATATGATACAGGAGGGTGTCTCTGATGCCGGGGAAGTCAAGGAACGCATCGAAGCTCATGTAGAAGATCACACTTCCGGCATGATAGATGACCTTCAGATATTCACCCATCCCGATCTAAATCCTGTTCAAAACATTGACGGTGATGTTATAATATTCATTGCTGTTAAGTTCGAAAGAACACGGTTAATAGATAATATGATGGTGATAAAAAATGATCAGGACAATGATGAACGGTAA
- a CDS encoding ketopantoate reductase C-terminal domain-containing protein encodes MKVAVIGIGAVGSVIAREMMMLPHDITLFGRSRKEGFTIQEDGERRHYPYTIEDISAYEGDAFDIIFIATKATALKSISGIIPAMAHRDTEVILCENGMGFDEYFDAPVPAVVYISGQKREDRIEHFQDARLLIGDRPLPYTDRIIDDLENTTGVELEIKKTEDFRRIRYEKLLINLGINSLTALSSNTAKIFDLENVADLTRRLLREGLDIINRKGEIIDPSFIDKALSIYQSYNREMGTSMYYDVMAEARTEYMYIQKYFQQHKGDLDTPVLDIIVTLLDAYQYER; translated from the coding sequence ATGAAAGTTGCAGTCATCGGCATCGGTGCCGTCGGCAGCGTCATCGCACGTGAAATGATGATGTTGCCACATGATATTACACTCTTCGGCAGGTCACGAAAGGAAGGATTCACCATACAGGAAGACGGTGAACGCCGGCATTACCCCTACACCATCGAGGATATCTCAGCATATGAAGGGGACGCCTTCGACATCATCTTCATCGCCACGAAAGCTACAGCACTCAAGTCCATAAGCGGAATCATCCCTGCAATGGCCCACCGGGATACTGAAGTCATCCTTTGTGAAAATGGCATGGGATTCGACGAATACTTTGATGCACCGGTGCCCGCAGTCGTCTATATCAGCGGCCAGAAGCGTGAGGACCGGATCGAGCACTTCCAGGATGCACGCCTGCTCATCGGGGACAGACCCCTTCCATACACCGACCGCATCATAGATGATCTTGAAAACACGACCGGTGTGGAACTTGAAATCAAGAAGACTGAGGATTTCCGCCGCATCCGCTATGAGAAGCTGCTGATCAATCTCGGCATCAATTCCCTGACCGCCCTGTCGAGCAACACCGCTAAAATATTCGACCTCGAAAATGTTGCCGACCTTACCCGGCGCCTGCTCAGGGAAGGCCTCGACATCATCAACCGGAAGGGGGAGATCATCGATCCATCCTTCATCGACAAGGCGCTGTCGATCTACCAAAGCTACAACCGTGAGATGGGCACAAGCATGTACTATGACGTCATGGCCGAAGCCCGCACCGAATACATGTACATCCAGAAGTACTTCCAGCAGCATAAGGGCGACCTTGATACACCAGTCCTGGACATCATTGTGACCCTGCTCGATGCCTATCAGTATGAGAGGTAG
- the panB gene encoding 3-methyl-2-oxobutanoate hydroxymethyltransferase, with protein MKATSDWKRMKMEGERITMVTAYDYPSAKQSEAAGLDTLLVGDSLGMTVLGYDSTVQVTMDDMIHHAKAVRRGAPDTYVVVDMPFGSYHGNDDDSVGNVLKLYQQTGANAIKLEGVGCLDIIRRSVAAGVPIVGHLGLTPQSVGVTGFRMQAGTHDAAMQLIEDAKAVETAGACMVVLEAIPSDLAGKITSTLSIPTIGIGAGVDVDGQVLVYHDVLQYGTDRLPKFVKPYADFNTAGVDGLRAYAEAVKAARFPDEDTTYKRKVFEE; from the coding sequence ATGAAAGCTACAAGTGATTGGAAACGGATGAAAATGGAGGGAGAGCGGATCACGATGGTCACAGCCTACGACTATCCGAGTGCGAAGCAGAGTGAAGCGGCCGGACTGGACACCCTGCTCGTCGGCGACTCGCTCGGGATGACAGTCCTCGGCTACGACAGTACGGTGCAGGTGACGATGGATGATATGATCCATCATGCGAAGGCGGTCAGACGCGGAGCACCGGATACATACGTCGTTGTGGATATGCCATTCGGATCCTATCATGGAAATGATGACGACAGCGTCGGCAATGTACTGAAGCTCTATCAGCAGACAGGGGCAAACGCCATCAAACTGGAGGGCGTAGGATGCCTCGATATCATCCGCCGCTCCGTGGCTGCCGGTGTACCGATCGTCGGCCATCTTGGACTCACCCCGCAGTCTGTCGGTGTCACGGGCTTCAGGATGCAGGCCGGCACACATGATGCCGCGATGCAGCTGATCGAGGACGCCAAGGCAGTGGAAACGGCCGGTGCATGCATGGTGGTGCTTGAAGCCATCCCTTCCGACCTCGCCGGCAAAATCACGAGCACCCTCTCCATTCCGACCATCGGAATCGGTGCGGGTGTGGATGTGGACGGCCAGGTGCTCGTCTACCATGATGTGCTGCAGTACGGGACCGATCGGCTGCCGAAATTCGTCAAGCCGTACGCAGATTTCAATACGGCCGGCGTGGACGGGCTCAGGGCATACGCCGAAGCGGTCAAGGCTGCCCGGTTCCCGGATGAGGATACAACATACAAGAGAAAGGTTTTTGAGGAATGA
- a CDS encoding CAP-associated domain-containing protein: MPGKLFFIIIIYIVSTILAPAVHSYDFKDGLNREYAVEWLETYVYPTYDMSTIHEINSAQTQEIEVAMEGEYDIDGQEVLGSEYAGDFVVEEDYGRFRMVLVNDGLVTGAYTNSDDVSIDNINIEGMDRESVREAYGEPEESIKKGWKRLRVDSNEYAVYDLKDRYVYFFYDLHEDDKVNGTLVVMKEEVEAGKELYNHPEAVDNSRMNHLLVNATRHEYGVQPLEAYEAAGMAAQGHSEDMAENDYFNHDSPDGETLKDRVDAAGVDYRMAGENIAMGHTSPIFSHHSLMNSMEHRVNTLKPEFTHLGTGTAYNDEDIPYYTENYIQK, encoded by the coding sequence ATGCCAGGGAAACTCTTCTTCATCATCATCATCTATATCGTTTCCACGATCCTCGCCCCAGCAGTCCATTCCTACGATTTCAAGGATGGTCTGAACAGGGAATATGCTGTGGAATGGCTGGAGACGTATGTGTATCCGACCTATGATATGAGCACCATACACGAGATCAATAGTGCACAGACCCAAGAGATCGAAGTGGCCATGGAGGGTGAATATGATATCGATGGCCAGGAAGTGCTCGGAAGTGAATATGCAGGGGATTTCGTCGTCGAGGAAGACTACGGCAGGTTCAGGATGGTGCTCGTCAATGACGGATTGGTCACAGGGGCCTATACCAACAGTGATGATGTGTCGATCGACAACATTAACATCGAGGGTATGGACCGCGAAAGTGTCAGGGAGGCCTACGGTGAACCTGAAGAATCGATCAAAAAGGGATGGAAGCGGCTCAGGGTCGACAGCAACGAATATGCGGTATATGACCTGAAGGACAGGTACGTCTATTTTTTCTATGACCTCCATGAAGACGACAAGGTCAATGGAACACTTGTAGTGATGAAGGAGGAGGTCGAAGCAGGCAAGGAACTGTACAACCACCCGGAGGCCGTGGACAATTCAAGGATGAACCATCTGCTTGTGAATGCGACCCGGCACGAGTATGGAGTGCAGCCGCTCGAAGCCTATGAGGCAGCAGGCATGGCAGCACAGGGACACAGTGAGGACATGGCGGAAAACGACTACTTCAACCATGATTCGCCCGATGGGGAAACATTGAAGGACCGTGTCGATGCAGCCGGAGTGGATTACCGCATGGCTGGCGAGAACATCGCCATGGGCCATACATCACCGATCTTCTCGCACCATAGCCTGATGAATTCGATGGAGCACCGGGTGAACACGTTGAAGCCTGAATTCACGCATCTTGGGACAGGTACAGCATACAATGATGAAGATATTCCATATTACACAGAAAATTATATCCAGAAGTAG